One region of Limnospira fusiformis SAG 85.79 genomic DNA includes:
- a CDS encoding DMT family transporter, with protein sequence MILTQFTGEISALVAALFWAIASVIYANVGTKIPPLGLNLIKGGIAIGLLLLTITFQSGGELPEFSPWVFGLLPLSGIIGIGIGDTAFFTTLNCLGPRRALLLETLAPPLTALIAFIFLGERLSLTAWGGIFITVLGIAWVITEQAPETLGIPLRLTRGLVFGSIAALSQSTGAILSHLALTQSGISPLWSTLLRILGGVAVLLLALPIQRLSPLALVKPLRSRRVLGIIIVATFFGTYLGIWLQQTALKFTAAGIAQTLTSTSPLFVLPIAIAMGETISFRAFLGALVAIFGVAMLFLA encoded by the coding sequence ATGATATTGACCCAATTTACCGGGGAAATTTCGGCTCTAGTGGCGGCGTTATTTTGGGCGATCGCATCAGTGATTTATGCTAATGTCGGCACCAAAATCCCGCCCCTGGGTTTGAACCTCATTAAAGGCGGAATTGCGATCGGTCTATTATTGCTCACCATCACCTTCCAGTCAGGGGGTGAATTACCCGAATTTTCCCCCTGGGTATTCGGCTTGCTTCCCCTCAGCGGCATCATCGGTATAGGTATCGGAGACACCGCCTTTTTTACCACCCTCAATTGTTTAGGTCCTCGGCGCGCCTTGCTGCTAGAAACCCTCGCCCCTCCCCTAACCGCATTAATTGCCTTCATATTTTTGGGGGAAAGACTCTCTCTCACCGCGTGGGGAGGCATCTTTATCACCGTGTTAGGTATCGCCTGGGTAATTACCGAACAAGCGCCGGAAACCCTCGGAATACCCCTAAGATTAACTCGCGGCTTAGTGTTTGGGAGCATTGCCGCCTTATCCCAGTCCACCGGAGCCATTTTATCCCATTTGGCACTCACCCAAAGCGGCATCAGTCCCCTGTGGAGTACCTTATTAAGAATTTTAGGCGGTGTGGCGGTCCTGCTTTTAGCCCTACCAATTCAGCGGTTATCTCCCCTCGCCTTAGTCAAACCTTTGCGATCGCGCCGGGTGTTGGGAATCATTATTGTGGCGACATTTTTCGGCACTTATTTGGGGATTTGGTTACAGCAAACCGCCCTCAAATTTACCGCCGCCGGAATTGCCCAAACTCTCACTTCTACCAGTCCGCTGTTTGTGTTACCGATCGCCATAGCCATGGGAGAAACTATCAGTTTCCGCGCCTTTTTAGGGGCATTAGTCGCCATTTTCGGCGTGGCGATGTTATTTTTAGCCTGA
- a CDS encoding DUF305 domain-containing protein: MRKLMNANFRKSTWSLIAILGLIAGCDSVPPSIEEPIEITGETVPTMDHGGMDHADMDLGPADENYDLRFIDAMIPHHEGAIIMAQEVLGKSDRPELQNLAVEIIQAQATEIAQMREWRQAWYPDAPDTPMAWNNQMNHMMEMSPQQISAMRMDMDLGEADDEFDRRFLKAMIPHHEGALVMAKGLQEKSDRPEMQSLAEDILTSQEAEIAQMKAWLEEW; encoded by the coding sequence GTGAGAAAGTTAATGAATGCGAATTTCCGAAAATCAACCTGGAGTTTGATAGCCATATTGGGATTAATTGCGGGTTGTGATTCCGTACCTCCGTCCATAGAGGAACCCATAGAGATCACTGGTGAAACCGTACCAACCATGGATCATGGAGGTATGGATCATGCTGATATGGATTTAGGGCCAGCAGATGAAAACTACGACCTACGCTTTATTGATGCGATGATTCCTCATCATGAAGGTGCAATTATTATGGCACAGGAAGTTTTAGGGAAATCAGACAGACCGGAATTGCAAAATTTAGCAGTAGAAATAATTCAAGCTCAAGCCACAGAAATTGCCCAAATGAGGGAGTGGCGACAAGCCTGGTATCCAGACGCACCAGATACACCAATGGCTTGGAATAATCAAATGAATCACATGATGGAAATGTCTCCGCAACAAATCAGTGCTATGCGGATGGATATGGATTTAGGCGAAGCAGATGATGAGTTTGATCGGCGTTTTCTCAAAGCGATGATTCCTCATCATGAAGGTGCTTTAGTGATGGCTAAAGGCTTACAAGAAAAATCAGATCGCCCAGAAATGCAATCCTTAGCGGAAGACATTTTGACCTCACAGGAGGCAGAAATTGCACAAATGAAAGCATGGCTGGAGGAATGGTAA
- a CDS encoding ATP-binding sensor histidine kinase has protein sequence MIMTLPLYNFGEIIYQGTRTIVYQGTKTSDNQAVIIKVLRNPHPNFNELAQFRNQYTLAKNLELAGIVKPLSLESYGNSYALVMPYEGHISLNQWAHEKLSIPDFLSIGLQLAEILHGLSQQKVIHKDIKPANILIHPETKEVKLIDFSLASLLPKENQTIQNPNILEGTLAYLSPEQTGRMNRGIDYRSDLYSLGITFYQLLAGELPFNVDDPMELVYCHLAKMATPLHEVNPDVPKVLSDIVAKLMAKNAEDRYQSALGLKHDLEKCWQQWQETGNIGEFAIASGDLSDRFLIPEKLYGRENEIDELLAAFDRIANGASEIMLVAGFSGIGKTAVVHEVHKPITRQQGYFIQGKFDQLNHHIPLSAFVQALRDLMGQFLSESDLEIAQWKATILAALGDSGQVLIEVIPELEQIIGPQPPVPELSGTAAQNRFNLLFQKFIAVLTTSEHPLVIFLDDLQWADLASLELMKLLMEEKTYLLLLGAYRDNEVSPVHPLMFTVEELKKMGKTVHTITLSPLEFEDSNQLVADTLACTFELADPITELINRKTKGNPFFITQFLKALYNDKCINFNLKKRSWECDLAQVNSLSITDDVVEFMATQLQKLPEETQQILQLAACLGNQFNLDTLAIVCEKSPTQVAIALWKALLYGLIIPETQLYKLYLAEYKTELNSIHTEKVEYKFLHDRVQQAAYSLIPEQQKQATHYRIGQLLLKQIPLESREDYIFDIISKLNYGIALIPTQKERDELAKLNLIACRKAKAATAYQAGLDYTQTGLYSLGEKSWERQYQITLEFYNLGAELAALSGDFETMNTFIDEVMSHGKKWVEKVDVYRIKIQANVAQNQLSQAIDIGQEFLQNMGVNYPANPTPNDINQVVAEVIELIGDRDIDDLVNLPLMTDLEKIAILQIANSMIPVAYICKPPLFPVFISLGVKLSIEYGNTSASAFSYACYGVICCNLLQDIDRGLKFGQLALTLVKKLDIKTAKPEVTHVVCLFILHRKNHLKTVVYLLQDSYKEALEIGNHEQAGYCAQTFCLNSFWGGETLVTLEKQSSGYYNALQRLNQITTANYCGIYWQSTLNLLGLAVNPHILSGEAMEETEILPRITDSHDVLGLYIFYLYKMMLSYLFAELKLAETYAIEAKKYLIGGAGMISIPGFYFYDSLTALGIYAPEHEQKSELWQRVEENQQHLGHWAYYAPMNHQHKLDLIEAEKCRVLDQKVEAINLYDQAILGAKKHEFIQEEALANELAAKFYLNWGKEKLAMVYMQEAYYCYARWGAKAKTEQLENTYPNLLKPILEATGSNLTPMATLATVVTPSISTHTSTSSNRSSGSSINNLLDFSAILKAAQAISSTIQLEELLQQLTKIILQNSGASRCALILPNPDGNWLVRSLATPRNTELCGELLSETTKVPVKLINYVKNTKKVVVIDDMQTDLPVIDKYLQGRKPKSMLCLPILNQGNLVGVLSLENRRISGVFTSDRLVVVNLLCTQAAISLENARLYQQSQDYVEQIKQSQLQLIQGEKMSALGNLIAGVAHEINNPVGFIHGNINEAIKSVQSLSEYLQLYQEKFVDPGEDMVAKYEELEIEYHLEDLPKMLESMKLGCDRIKDISTSLRIFSRADLDHQVSCDIHQGIDSTLLILKHRLKANQHRPAIDIVKNYGNLPQIKCFPGQINQVFMNILANAIDVLDEVAMTSTFESLKINHQIITISTQVLPEKNSVEIRIGDNGSGMPEALKSQIFDYLFTTKGVGKGTGLGLAIARQIVVNKHQGSLEVESEIDQGSEFRICLPID, from the coding sequence ATGATTATGACTCTTCCCTTGTACAACTTTGGCGAAATTATCTATCAAGGAACCCGCACCATAGTTTATCAGGGTACTAAAACCAGTGATAACCAAGCGGTAATCATTAAGGTTTTACGAAATCCCCATCCGAATTTTAATGAACTGGCTCAGTTTCGCAATCAATATACACTGGCGAAAAATCTGGAACTGGCGGGAATTGTCAAACCTTTATCTTTAGAAAGTTATGGGAATAGTTATGCCTTAGTGATGCCCTATGAGGGACATATTTCTCTGAATCAGTGGGCTCATGAAAAATTATCAATTCCTGATTTTTTATCCATAGGGTTGCAACTGGCAGAAATTCTACACGGCTTATCTCAACAGAAGGTAATTCACAAAGATATTAAACCCGCCAATATCCTGATTCATCCGGAAACCAAAGAAGTTAAACTGATTGATTTTAGCCTAGCTTCATTATTGCCCAAAGAAAATCAGACTATCCAAAATCCTAATATTTTAGAAGGGACTTTAGCTTATTTATCCCCAGAACAAACTGGCAGAATGAATCGTGGCATCGACTACCGCAGTGATTTATATTCTCTGGGAATAACTTTCTATCAATTACTGGCGGGAGAGTTGCCTTTTAATGTTGATGATCCTATGGAATTAGTCTATTGTCATTTGGCTAAAATGGCAACTCCATTACATGAGGTTAACCCTGATGTGCCGAAGGTTTTATCTGATATAGTTGCCAAATTAATGGCAAAAAATGCTGAGGATCGTTATCAGAGTGCTTTGGGACTCAAACATGATTTAGAAAAGTGTTGGCAACAGTGGCAAGAAACTGGTAATATTGGCGAGTTTGCGATCGCCTCTGGTGACTTGAGCGATCGCTTTTTAATTCCCGAAAAACTCTATGGTCGAGAAAACGAAATTGACGAATTATTAGCAGCCTTTGATAGGATAGCTAATGGCGCATCAGAAATTATGTTAGTTGCCGGGTTTTCCGGTATTGGGAAAACCGCCGTAGTCCATGAAGTTCACAAACCGATTACTCGTCAGCAAGGCTATTTTATTCAGGGTAAATTTGACCAATTAAATCATCATATCCCTTTATCTGCTTTTGTGCAAGCACTCAGGGATTTAATGGGGCAATTTTTATCAGAATCTGACCTAGAAATAGCCCAATGGAAAGCCACAATTTTAGCAGCTTTAGGGGATAGCGGACAAGTTTTAATTGAGGTAATTCCCGAACTGGAACAAATCATCGGCCCTCAACCTCCCGTCCCCGAATTATCAGGAACTGCCGCCCAAAATCGGTTTAATTTACTCTTCCAAAAATTTATAGCAGTCTTGACAACTTCTGAGCATCCACTGGTGATATTTTTGGATGATTTACAGTGGGCAGATTTAGCCTCTCTGGAGTTAATGAAGCTATTAATGGAAGAAAAGACCTATCTACTGTTATTGGGGGCTTATCGGGATAATGAAGTGTCTCCCGTGCATCCTTTGATGTTCACAGTAGAAGAACTGAAAAAAATGGGTAAAACGGTTCATACTATTACTTTAAGTCCTCTGGAGTTTGAGGATAGTAATCAGTTAGTGGCGGATACCTTAGCTTGTACATTTGAACTAGCCGATCCTATCACCGAATTAATTAATCGTAAAACCAAAGGAAATCCGTTTTTTATCACTCAGTTTTTGAAAGCATTATATAACGATAAATGTATTAACTTTAATCTAAAAAAACGCTCCTGGGAATGTGATCTAGCCCAAGTTAATTCCCTATCTATCACGGATGATGTAGTTGAGTTTATGGCGACTCAGTTGCAAAAATTACCGGAAGAAACTCAGCAGATATTACAGTTAGCGGCTTGTCTGGGAAATCAGTTTAATTTGGATACATTAGCAATTGTTTGTGAAAAATCACCAACCCAAGTAGCGATCGCTTTATGGAAAGCCCTATTATACGGTTTAATCATCCCGGAAACTCAGCTTTATAAATTATATCTAGCTGAGTATAAAACGGAGTTAAACAGTATCCATACTGAAAAAGTAGAATACAAATTTTTGCATGACCGGGTACAACAGGCTGCTTATTCACTAATTCCTGAACAGCAAAAACAGGCTACTCATTACCGCATAGGACAACTATTGCTGAAACAAATTCCTCTTGAGTCTAGGGAAGATTACATTTTTGATATCATCAGTAAACTTAACTATGGTATAGCCTTAATTCCCACCCAAAAAGAACGGGATGAATTAGCCAAACTAAACCTGATAGCTTGTCGGAAAGCCAAAGCAGCTACCGCCTATCAAGCGGGTTTAGATTATACCCAGACGGGGTTATATTCACTTGGGGAAAAATCCTGGGAACGACAATATCAAATCACCCTAGAATTTTATAATTTGGGGGCGGAATTAGCTGCCTTGTCCGGTGATTTTGAGACTATGAACACTTTTATTGATGAGGTGATGTCTCATGGTAAAAAGTGGGTAGAAAAAGTGGATGTTTACCGGATTAAAATTCAAGCAAATGTGGCTCAAAATCAGCTAAGTCAGGCTATTGATATTGGTCAAGAGTTTCTGCAAAATATGGGTGTAAATTACCCAGCAAATCCCACCCCAAACGATATTAACCAAGTAGTTGCAGAAGTTATCGAACTCATTGGCGATCGCGATATTGACGACTTAGTTAACCTACCCTTAATGACAGATCTAGAAAAAATCGCGATTTTGCAGATAGCCAATAGTATGATTCCCGTCGCTTATATCTGCAAACCTCCCTTATTTCCCGTGTTTATTTCTTTAGGAGTTAAGCTATCAATTGAATATGGCAATACATCAGCTTCCGCCTTTAGTTATGCCTGTTATGGAGTAATTTGTTGTAATCTCTTACAAGATATAGATAGAGGTTTGAAGTTTGGTCAATTGGCGCTAACATTAGTGAAAAAATTAGACATCAAAACCGCAAAACCAGAAGTTACTCATGTAGTATGTTTATTTATTTTACACAGAAAAAACCATCTTAAAACCGTAGTTTATCTTCTACAAGACAGCTATAAAGAAGCCTTAGAAATTGGCAATCATGAACAAGCTGGATATTGCGCTCAAACCTTTTGCCTCAACTCATTTTGGGGTGGTGAAACTCTAGTCACCTTGGAAAAGCAGTCATCTGGATACTATAACGCTTTACAACGATTGAATCAAATAACCACTGCCAATTACTGTGGAATTTATTGGCAGTCTACTTTAAATTTATTGGGGTTAGCAGTCAACCCTCACATTTTATCAGGTGAAGCGATGGAAGAAACAGAAATTTTGCCTCGCATTACTGATAGTCATGATGTGCTGGGATTGTATATATTTTATCTATATAAAATGATGCTTTCCTATTTATTTGCAGAACTCAAATTAGCTGAAACTTATGCAATTGAGGCTAAAAAATATTTAATTGGTGGTGCTGGTATGATTAGCATTCCCGGATTTTATTTCTATGATTCCCTCACGGCTTTAGGCATTTATGCTCCCGAACATGAACAGAAATCAGAATTGTGGCAGCGTGTAGAAGAGAATCAACAGCATTTAGGTCACTGGGCATATTATGCACCAATGAATCATCAGCATAAGCTGGATTTAATCGAGGCGGAAAAATGTCGAGTTTTAGATCAAAAAGTTGAGGCTATAAATTTATATGACCAGGCAATTTTAGGAGCCAAAAAACACGAATTTATCCAAGAGGAGGCTTTAGCTAATGAACTAGCGGCTAAGTTTTATCTGAATTGGGGTAAAGAAAAGTTGGCAATGGTTTATATGCAGGAAGCCTATTATTGTTATGCGAGGTGGGGCGCAAAAGCTAAAACTGAGCAGTTGGAAAATACCTATCCTAACTTACTAAAACCTATTTTAGAAGCGACGGGATCTAATTTAACTCCTATGGCGACTTTAGCAACTGTGGTTACTCCGAGTATTTCAACTCACACATCTACATCGAGTAATCGTTCGTCGGGTTCGAGTATTAATAATTTGCTGGATTTTTCAGCGATTTTAAAAGCAGCCCAGGCCATCTCTAGTACGATTCAATTAGAGGAACTTTTGCAGCAACTCACTAAGATTATTTTGCAAAATTCTGGGGCTTCACGCTGTGCTTTAATTTTGCCTAACCCTGATGGAAATTGGCTAGTGCGATCGCTTGCTACTCCCCGAAATACGGAACTTTGTGGGGAACTTTTGAGCGAAACTACTAAGGTCCCAGTCAAACTGATTAATTATGTGAAAAATACTAAGAAAGTAGTAGTTATTGATGATATGCAAACGGATTTACCTGTAATTGATAAGTATTTACAGGGACGAAAACCTAAGAGTATGTTATGTTTACCGATTTTAAATCAGGGTAATTTGGTGGGAGTTTTGAGCCTAGAAAATCGTCGGATCAGTGGTGTATTTACGAGCGATCGCCTAGTGGTTGTGAACTTGCTTTGCACTCAGGCGGCTATTTCCCTAGAAAATGCTCGTTTATATCAACAGTCCCAAGATTATGTGGAACAAATTAAACAGTCGCAACTGCAATTAATTCAAGGGGAAAAAATGTCAGCCTTGGGGAATTTAATTGCTGGCGTAGCTCACGAAATTAATAATCCGGTCGGCTTTATTCATGGTAATATTAACGAGGCGATTAAATCCGTGCAGTCTCTGAGTGAATATCTGCAACTATATCAGGAAAAGTTTGTTGATCCTGGGGAAGACATGGTGGCTAAATATGAGGAATTAGAGATTGAGTATCATTTAGAAGATTTGCCAAAAATGTTAGAATCGATGAAACTGGGGTGCGATCGCATTAAAGATATTAGCACCAGTTTAAGGATTTTTTCCAGAGCGGATCTAGATCATCAAGTTTCCTGCGATATTCACCAAGGTATTGATAGCACTTTGTTAATTCTCAAACATCGCCTCAAGGCTAATCAACATCGACCCGCTATTGATATCGTCAAAAACTATGGCAATTTACCTCAAATCAAGTGTTTTCCCGGTCAAATCAACCAAGTTTTTATGAATATTTTGGCTAATGCGATCGATGTTTTAGATGAAGTCGCCATGACTTCAACCTTTGAGAGTCTCAAAATCAATCATCAAATTATTACCATTTCTACCCAGGTTTTGCCTGAGAAAAATTCCGTAGAGATTCGGATTGGAGATAATGGTTCCGGAATGCCAGAGGCACTAAAGTCCCAAATTTTTGATTATTTATTTACCACTAAAGGAGTAGGAAAAGGTACGGGTTTGGGATTAGCGATCGCTCGTCAAATTGTGGTTAATAAGCATCAAGGAAGTTTAGAGGTAGAGTCCGAAATCGATCAAGGTTCCGAATTCCGCATCTGTCTACCGATTGATTAA
- a CDS encoding PAS domain S-box protein: MIFSNQIQVLSAHSRHRVKPKKLVRPVITPDSPLSALFEAGTDGMVIADDLGYYLDANQAACQLFGLPHQDLMGCRISDFAEPGFNFEETWQDFLHQGEMRGSFRLIRPDGGVVMVEYMARANFLPNCHLVTLRDVTEIKSLQEQVESLQSALAASVCTPEKLGQITAQMDAEYCLQQIGRHIPGIIYKFCQNLDGGFAFPYSSEGLREIYGIEPEAVRSDASALFNALHPDDIQLVEESILASAKNLTPWLCEYRITHPDGRLLWLLGHATPQREQDGSTTWYGYVRDITEQKESEIALRRSESQFRNLTENLNDMVFIADVDGTFSYVSPNFEEITGYPIDELLGISFAEFVHSEDLPICVDAFHRALLGEKVRGAEYRVLHKDNRYYWHSTNVSAMRNDEGEVIGCLGIARYIHDRKQAEMAVRESHIRLEIALESADIGTWDWKMQTNELVLSEEHWRNFIGATEGVVHHNVNEWISRIHPEDMELVSENMNRHIRGEIDIYETEHRLRCEDGSYKWGLGIGKIVERNRLGEPLRFMGIYQDISQRKANELALQELTNQLQKAQKVAHLGNWSFETQTQKVTWSEEVFNLFGMSPEQGEPTFAEHLTRIHPDDRSFFQNRVAEANKGIPQNFDFRVVRAGDEVAYLNARIEIEQRDEQVVRMFGTVMDITERVKAQEEVYQSRELLQTILDALPQSIFWKDSHSVVMGCNQAFATAFGRENTSFFIGKTDYDYCVSRKEAEHYRTCDRQVMNSDRPQIKLIENKSNADGSINWVETTKIPLHDADGKVIGLVGIFEDITDRIQAENALKESEAQTRALLDAIPDMMFRYRSDYVLVDYKPSPQVTPLIEPSQFLGRNIHEVLPDFLAIPTSQAIAETLKTQQIQVLEYELEMPEGVRNYEARFAPCGNDVLSIVRDISEQQAALRERQKAEQKLQSLLSRTQTLNRISTEIRNSLNLDTILQNAVNAIFQEIQVDICAFVWYRADTNPPCLENVKEQKNSGIPSWIGSYNIDDLPKLFYHLFHGKIYRVDVVKDSQDEPLKEFCQQSGIDSYLVLPVHTAGGTIGGFEIGRVQSDCIKGCECDRSWLDDEIELLQNLATQVAIAIYQAQLYQESKAKGKELQKAYRELQETQVQLIQAEKMSSLGQLVAGVAHEINNPVSFIYGNLTHTSTYTESLLELIDTYQELYPDPPPEISDLIEDMDLDFIKDDFPKIISSMTNGASRIRDIVKSLRTFSRLDEAKLKSVDIHENIDSTLVILQNRVNGSNGSPVIQVIKDYGDLPSFECYSSLLNQVFMNLLINAIQAIEERRNLLNTAANSDYRGCINIKTRLAQKKQILIAIKDNGIGISPEHQNKVFNPFFTTKAVGQGTGMGLPTSYQIITQNHHGELSFSSAPGVGTEFVIKLPLA; the protein is encoded by the coding sequence ATGATATTCTCCAATCAAATCCAGGTTTTATCTGCTCATTCCCGTCATAGGGTTAAACCGAAGAAATTAGTCAGACCCGTGATCACCCCAGATAGTCCCCTATCGGCTTTGTTTGAAGCTGGGACAGATGGGATGGTTATAGCAGATGACTTGGGATATTACCTTGATGCTAACCAGGCCGCTTGCCAATTATTTGGGTTGCCACATCAAGATTTGATGGGATGTCGGATTAGTGATTTTGCTGAACCCGGCTTTAATTTTGAGGAAACTTGGCAAGATTTCCTCCACCAAGGGGAGATGCGTGGCTCATTTCGTCTGATACGACCTGATGGTGGTGTGGTGATGGTCGAGTATATGGCTAGGGCTAATTTTTTGCCTAATTGTCATCTGGTAACTTTACGAGATGTTACCGAAATCAAAAGCCTACAAGAACAGGTAGAATCGTTGCAATCTGCCTTAGCCGCCTCTGTCTGTACTCCTGAAAAACTGGGACAGATTACCGCACAAATGGACGCAGAGTATTGTCTGCAACAAATTGGTCGCCACATTCCTGGGATAATTTATAAGTTTTGTCAAAATCTCGATGGTGGGTTTGCTTTTCCCTACAGTAGCGAAGGGTTACGAGAGATTTATGGTATTGAACCAGAAGCCGTGCGGTCTGATGCTAGTGCCCTTTTTAATGCGCTGCATCCTGATGATATACAGTTGGTAGAAGAGTCGATTTTGGCATCGGCGAAAAATTTGACTCCCTGGCTTTGCGAGTATCGTATAACTCACCCTGATGGTCGATTGTTATGGTTGCTTGGTCATGCTACACCCCAACGAGAGCAGGATGGTAGCACGACTTGGTATGGTTATGTGCGAGATATTACTGAGCAAAAAGAAAGTGAAATTGCCCTACGAAGAAGCGAGAGTCAGTTTCGGAATTTGACTGAAAATCTCAATGATATGGTGTTTATTGCTGATGTGGATGGCACTTTTAGTTATGTGAGCCCAAATTTTGAAGAAATTACGGGATATCCCATTGATGAGTTGTTGGGTATTTCTTTTGCCGAGTTTGTACATAGTGAAGATCTGCCAATTTGTGTAGATGCTTTTCATCGAGCTTTATTAGGGGAAAAAGTGCGAGGTGCTGAATATAGGGTGTTACATAAAGATAATCGCTATTACTGGCATTCTACTAATGTGTCGGCGATGAGAAATGATGAAGGTGAGGTGATAGGATGTTTGGGAATTGCCCGATATATTCATGACCGTAAACAGGCGGAAATGGCGGTGCGGGAAAGTCATATTCGTTTAGAAATTGCCCTAGAATCAGCTGATATTGGCACTTGGGATTGGAAGATGCAAACTAATGAGTTGGTTTTATCGGAGGAACATTGGCGGAATTTTATCGGTGCGACGGAAGGGGTGGTTCATCATAATGTTAATGAGTGGATCAGTCGAATTCACCCAGAGGATATGGAATTAGTTTCTGAGAATATGAATCGACATATCCGGGGAGAAATTGATATTTATGAGACTGAACATCGTTTACGATGCGAGGATGGTTCCTATAAATGGGGTTTAGGTATTGGTAAAATTGTGGAGAGGAATCGTTTGGGTGAACCGCTGCGATTTATGGGAATTTATCAGGATATTTCGCAGCGTAAAGCTAATGAACTGGCGCTACAAGAACTGACTAATCAACTGCAAAAAGCTCAAAAAGTGGCGCATCTTGGGAACTGGTCTTTTGAGACTCAAACCCAAAAGGTTACTTGGTCGGAAGAGGTATTTAATCTGTTTGGTATGAGTCCGGAACAAGGTGAGCCGACTTTTGCAGAACATCTGACCAGAATTCACCCTGACGATCGCTCTTTCTTTCAAAATAGGGTTGCGGAAGCTAATAAGGGGATTCCCCAAAACTTCGATTTTCGGGTTGTGCGTGCTGGTGATGAGGTGGCTTATCTGAATGCTCGGATTGAAATAGAACAGCGGGACGAGCAGGTGGTGCGGATGTTTGGGACGGTGATGGATATTACGGAAAGAGTGAAGGCGCAAGAGGAAGTTTATCAATCGCGGGAGTTGTTGCAAACTATTCTTGATGCTCTGCCACAGTCGATATTTTGGAAGGATTCTCATAGTGTGGTTATGGGGTGTAACCAGGCTTTTGCTACGGCTTTCGGTCGTGAAAATACGAGCTTTTTTATAGGAAAAACGGATTATGATTATTGTGTGAGCCGAAAAGAAGCTGAACATTATCGCACTTGCGATCGCCAGGTGATGAATAGCGATCGACCCCAAATCAAATTAATTGAAAATAAAAGCAATGCTGATGGTAGCATTAATTGGGTAGAAACCACTAAAATACCTCTCCATGATGCCGACGGAAAGGTAATTGGTTTGGTGGGAATTTTTGAAGATATTACAGACCGGATACAGGCGGAAAATGCCTTAAAAGAAAGCGAGGCTCAGACCCGCGCTTTGCTGGATGCTATTCCTGATATGATGTTCCGCTATAGATCCGATTATGTTTTGGTTGATTATAAGCCATCTCCACAGGTGACACCGTTAATAGAACCCTCGCAATTTTTGGGTCGAAATATCCATGAAGTCTTGCCTGATTTTCTGGCTATACCAACCAGTCAAGCTATTGCAGAAACCCTAAAAACTCAACAAATTCAGGTGTTGGAATATGAACTAGAAATGCCTGAAGGGGTCCGAAATTATGAGGCGCGGTTTGCTCCCTGTGGTAATGATGTTTTGTCTATTGTTCGAGATATTAGTGAACAGCAAGCGGCTTTAAGGGAACGCCAAAAAGCGGAACAAAAGTTGCAATCTTTGCTGAGTCGCACCCAAACTTTAAATCGGATCAGCACCGAAATTCGCAATTCTCTTAATTTAGATACGATTTTGCAAAATGCTGTCAATGCGATTTTTCAGGAAATTCAAGTTGATATTTGTGCATTTGTATGGTATAGAGCCGATACCAATCCACCCTGCTTAGAAAATGTTAAGGAGCAGAAAAATTCAGGAATACCTAGTTGGATAGGGAGTTATAATATTGATGATTTACCGAAATTATTTTATCATTTATTTCATGGCAAAATATATCGGGTAGATGTAGTTAAGGATAGCCAAGATGAACCCTTAAAAGAATTTTGTCAACAGTCAGGAATTGACAGTTATTTGGTGTTACCTGTGCATACTGCTGGCGGGACAATTGGAGGTTTTGAAATCGGGAGAGTTCAGAGTGATTGTATTAAGGGTTGCGAATGCGATCGCTCTTGGTTAGATGATGAAATAGAACTCCTACAAAATCTGGCAACTCAGGTAGCGATCGCCATTTATCAAGCTCAACTTTATCAGGAGTCCAAAGCCAAAGGTAAGGAATTACAAAAAGCATATCGGGAATTACAAGAAACACAAGTGCAGTTAATTCAAGCTGAAAAAATGTCTAGTTTAGGTCAATTAGTCGCCGGTGTGGCTCATGAAATCAATAACCCAGTTAGTTTTATTTACGGCAATTTAACCCACACTTCTACCTATACGGAATCTTTGTTAGAATTGATTGATACTTATCAAGAATTGTATCCTGACCCTCCCCCAGAAATTAGCGATTTAATTGAGGATATGGATTTAGATTTTATTAAGGATGATTTCCCAAAAATCATTAGTTCAATGACTAATGGAGCCTCCCGGATTCGGGATATTGTTAAATCCCTGCGTACCTTCTCCCGTTTAGATGAAGCCAAGTTAAAATCGGTGGATATTCACGAAAATATTGATAGCACCTTAGTGATTCTCCAAAATCGCGTCAATGGTAGCAATGGAAGTCCGGTAATTCAGGTAATTAAAGACTATGGAGATTTGCCGTCATTTGAATGTTATAGCAGCCTATTAAATCAGGTATTTATGAATTTACTCATTAATGCTATTCAGGCGATCGAGGAAAGACGAAATCTATTAAATACTGCGGCAAACTCTGATTATAGAGGATGTATAAACATCAAAACACGCCTCGCCCAGAAAAAGCAAATATTGATTGCCATAAAAGATAATGGTATTGGCATCAGTCCCGAACATCAAAACAAAGTGTTTAACCCATTCTTTACGACCAAAGCCGTAGGTCAAGGTACAGGGATGGGATTACCAACTAGCTACCAAATTATCACCCAAAATCACCACGGAGAGTTGAGTTTTTCATCAGCCCCAGGGGTGGGGACAGAATTTGTGATCAAGTTACCCTTGGCATAA